The Dunckerocampus dactyliophorus isolate RoL2022-P2 chromosome 16, RoL_Ddac_1.1, whole genome shotgun sequence genome includes a window with the following:
- the LOC129168955 gene encoding transgelin-like isoform X2 yields MANRGQAYGLSREVQNKIDKKYDPELEETLVEWIIAQCGPKVGKPESGRSGFQEWLKNGSVLCELINSLHSGTKPIKNIKNSGMAFTQMEQISIFLKAAESYGVTKTDTFQTVDLFENKDLAAVQRTLAALGSLAVTKNDGNYKGDPSWFHKKSQENRRDFSEEQLSEGKNVIGLQMGTNKLASQAGMTGYGRPRQIINNNNNNNN; encoded by the exons ATGGCAAACAGAGGCCAGGCCTACGGTCTCAGCCGCGAGGTGCAGAACAAGATTGATAAGAAATATGACCCGGAATTGGAGGAAACGCTGGTGGAGTGGATCATTGCCCAGTGTGGACCCAAAGTGGGGAAGCCTGAGTCAGGCAGATCTGGCTTCCAGGAATGGCTAAAGAACGGATCT GTGCTGTGTGAGCTCATCAACAGCTTGCATAGCGGCACCAAGCCAATCAAGAATATAAAGAACTCTGGAATGGCCTTCACACAAATGGAGCAAATCTCCATATTCCTAAAAGCTGCGGAAAGCTACGGAGTCACTAAAACGGACACCTTCCAAACAGTTGACCTCTTTGAAA ACAAGGATCTGGCAGCTGTCCAGAGGACCTTGGCGGCTCTGGGTAGCTTGGCTGTCACAAAGAACGATGGAAATTACAAAGGAGACCCCAGCTGGTTCCACAA GAAGTCCCAAGAGAACAGGAGAGATTTTTCCGAGGAGCAGCTGAGCGAAGGCAAGAACGTCATCGGCTTGCAAATGGGCACAAATAAGCTGGCGTCTCAAGCTGGCATGACGGGCTACGGAAGACCCAGACAaatcatcaacaacaacaacaacaacaacaactga
- the LOC129168955 gene encoding transgelin-like isoform X1, with translation MLNKRANTKINMANRGQAYGLSREVQNKIDKKYDPELEETLVEWIIAQCGPKVGKPESGRSGFQEWLKNGSVLCELINSLHSGTKPIKNIKNSGMAFTQMEQISIFLKAAESYGVTKTDTFQTVDLFENKDLAAVQRTLAALGSLAVTKNDGNYKGDPSWFHKKSQENRRDFSEEQLSEGKNVIGLQMGTNKLASQAGMTGYGRPRQIINNNNNNNN, from the exons atgctaaacaagcgggcgaaCACAAA AATCAACATGGCAAACAGAGGCCAGGCCTACGGTCTCAGCCGCGAGGTGCAGAACAAGATTGATAAGAAATATGACCCGGAATTGGAGGAAACGCTGGTGGAGTGGATCATTGCCCAGTGTGGACCCAAAGTGGGGAAGCCTGAGTCAGGCAGATCTGGCTTCCAGGAATGGCTAAAGAACGGATCT GTGCTGTGTGAGCTCATCAACAGCTTGCATAGCGGCACCAAGCCAATCAAGAATATAAAGAACTCTGGAATGGCCTTCACACAAATGGAGCAAATCTCCATATTCCTAAAAGCTGCGGAAAGCTACGGAGTCACTAAAACGGACACCTTCCAAACAGTTGACCTCTTTGAAA ACAAGGATCTGGCAGCTGTCCAGAGGACCTTGGCGGCTCTGGGTAGCTTGGCTGTCACAAAGAACGATGGAAATTACAAAGGAGACCCCAGCTGGTTCCACAA GAAGTCCCAAGAGAACAGGAGAGATTTTTCCGAGGAGCAGCTGAGCGAAGGCAAGAACGTCATCGGCTTGCAAATGGGCACAAATAAGCTGGCGTCTCAAGCTGGCATGACGGGCTACGGAAGACCCAGACAaatcatcaacaacaacaacaacaacaacaactga